A stretch of the bacterium genome encodes the following:
- a CDS encoding RES family NAD+ phosphorylase: MSLRAVRVCARTFDPRQTSGLENRWNARGQHVLYLAEHFATAVLENLVYTKRTPTPAHAKWVTIPDGVHVEERKIAELNNLFPGWDHIKDKSVSRNIGAAWLASGTSACLLVPSVPGRPFERNIVLNVDHPDYTRLLWDPTVDLPWDPRLFG, encoded by the coding sequence ATGTCGCTTCGTGCGGTTCGCGTCTGCGCGCGAACGTTTGATCCGCGACAAACGTCCGGCCTCGAAAATCGATGGAACGCCAGGGGCCAGCATGTGTTGTATCTCGCCGAACACTTTGCGACGGCGGTTCTCGAAAACCTCGTTTATACCAAGAGGACGCCAACTCCGGCGCATGCGAAATGGGTCACGATACCCGATGGCGTTCACGTCGAAGAACGGAAAATCGCTGAACTGAACAACCTGTTTCCGGGATGGGACCACATCAAAGATAAGAGCGTGTCACGAAATATCGGCGCCGCATGGCTGGCAAGCGGCACAAGCGCGTGCCTCCTCGTACCGTCGGTGCCGGGGCGACCGTTTGAACGTAACATCGTCCTGAACGTCGATCACCCCGACTATACGAGGCTCCTTTGGGATCCGACCGTGGATTTACCTTGGGATCCGCGGCTTTTCGGATAA
- a CDS encoding DUF2384 domain-containing protein, producing MQKAHAPKREINEIDDRVRELETRQTELDQQISEVRREIRKHAPEGKTDARHAAKSSTRERSLRGRESEISKKFLADLFGNKDWSAVYADIQEGIAKKAFNAATVESFLEQAFLDETTRASFRPYLVSDSSWKRRRKEKTPLSNTEVERMTNVGLVARRAFHIWTEPGRPFAEKFLTSPHPLLDGQSPVNVAVSEGGLQVVLDLIARIEEGAPV from the coding sequence GTGCAAAAAGCTCACGCGCCAAAACGCGAAATCAACGAAATCGATGACCGCGTTCGCGAACTGGAAACGCGGCAAACCGAGCTCGATCAGCAAATTTCCGAGGTTCGTCGCGAAATCAGAAAACATGCGCCCGAAGGAAAGACCGACGCCCGTCACGCGGCGAAATCGTCCACGCGCGAACGTTCGCTGCGCGGCCGGGAAAGCGAGATTTCGAAGAAATTTCTTGCGGATCTGTTCGGCAACAAGGATTGGAGCGCCGTTTACGCCGACATCCAGGAAGGGATTGCAAAAAAGGCGTTCAACGCCGCAACCGTCGAGTCGTTTCTCGAACAGGCGTTCCTGGACGAGACGACGCGCGCGTCGTTTCGCCCGTATCTCGTCTCCGACAGTTCGTGGAAGCGACGCCGAAAGGAAAAGACGCCGCTTTCGAATACCGAAGTCGAAAGGATGACCAATGTCGGTCTTGTCGCGCGCAGAGCTTTTCACATTTGGACGGAACCCGGACGGCCGTTCGCCGAAAAATTCCTGACGTCGCCGCACCCGCTATTGGATGGCCAATCGCCCGTGAATGTCGCGGTGTCGGAAGGCGGTTTGCAGGTCGTTTTGGATCTGATCGCCCGCATCGAAGAAGGCGCGCCTGTCTGA
- a CDS encoding KamA family radical SAM protein — protein MYAEQPAKTDLKRKIRYITHIDQIEQIPEAERERLKPVAEKFAFRITDYYLDLIDWNDPDDPIRHLIIPREAELRPWGRLDASNEASVTVARGCQHKYTDTALLLCNEVCGAYCRYCFRKRLFMPDNHDASLDVSEGVKYIAGHPEITNVLLTGGDPLLMAPKKLIEIIAKLRAIPHVKIIRIGSKMPAFNPWVILDRPELLEGLSKYSRPGRRIYLMAHFDHPRELTEPVGQALDRVIKAGVITVNQCPMIRGVNDKVETLAELFRKLSFAGCPPYYLFQGRPTEGNEPYEVPIVEGFRIFDAARRHVSGLAARARMAMSHETGKIEILAIDAAHIYMRYHRAKHKSDRGRFMIFERDDNAYWLDQLKPVTVAADDGPAKRTGYGRRAGDAVADVPIA, from the coding sequence ATGTACGCAGAGCAACCGGCGAAGACCGACCTGAAACGCAAGATCCGTTACATCACCCACATCGACCAGATCGAGCAGATCCCGGAGGCTGAACGCGAACGGCTCAAACCCGTCGCGGAGAAGTTCGCCTTCCGGATCACGGACTACTACCTGGACCTGATCGACTGGAACGATCCCGACGATCCGATCCGCCACCTGATCATCCCGCGCGAGGCCGAGCTTCGCCCGTGGGGGCGCCTTGATGCCTCGAATGAGGCTTCGGTGACCGTCGCGCGCGGCTGCCAGCACAAGTACACCGACACCGCGCTGCTGCTTTGCAACGAAGTGTGCGGGGCGTATTGCCGATACTGCTTCCGCAAGCGGCTATTCATGCCCGACAACCACGACGCCTCGCTCGACGTGTCCGAGGGCGTCAAATACATCGCCGGTCATCCGGAGATCACCAACGTGCTGCTCACGGGCGGCGATCCGCTGCTGATGGCGCCCAAGAAGCTCATCGAGATCATCGCGAAGCTGCGCGCCATTCCGCACGTGAAGATCATCCGCATCGGCTCGAAGATGCCCGCGTTCAATCCGTGGGTCATCCTCGACCGGCCCGAGCTTCTCGAAGGTCTGTCGAAGTATTCGCGCCCCGGCCGGCGCATCTATCTGATGGCGCACTTCGATCACCCGCGCGAGCTGACCGAGCCGGTCGGCCAGGCGCTCGACCGCGTCATCAAGGCGGGCGTCATCACCGTGAACCAATGTCCGATGATCCGCGGCGTGAATGACAAGGTCGAAACGCTCGCGGAGCTGTTCCGCAAGCTGTCGTTCGCGGGTTGCCCGCCATATTACCTGTTCCAGGGCCGCCCCACCGAGGGCAACGAGCCCTACGAGGTACCGATCGTCGAAGGCTTCCGGATCTTCGACGCCGCGCGGCGCCATGTCTCGGGCCTCGCCGCACGCGCCCGCATGGCGATGAGCCACGAGACGGGCAAGATCGAGATTCTCGCGATCGACGCGGCGCACATCTACATGCGTTACCACCGCGCGAAACACAAAAGCGACCGCGGCCGTTTCATGATCTTTGAGCGCGACGATAACGCCTACTGGCTCGACCAGCTCAAGCCCGTCACCGTCGCCGCGGACGACGGACCGGCCAAGCGGACCGGCTACGGCCGCCGCGCGGGCGACGCGGTCGCGGATGTGCCGATCGCGTGA
- the metG gene encoding methionine--tRNA ligase, with amino-acid sequence MSREKILVTSALPYANGAIHFGHIAGAYLPADIFVRHKRMCGADVVYICGTDDHGVAITVSARQAGVSPADHVAKYHEVIRRTFDRANIRFDNFSATSRPIHHDVSREFFLDIEKAGYIEPRTTRQLYCETDDMFLADRYVTGTCPHCGFANARGDECGSCGRWLDPLELADPRCKICGTAPVVRETKNWYLLLDKIQPKLDAWLSEKTAWKDNVVNFVRGWLDKGLEARAITRDMDWGIPVPLPGAEGKVLYVWFDAPIGYISSTMEWAQNLGAPERWKDYWHAPDTRLVHFIGKDNIPFHCIVFPAMCMAKNVVRKEPIVLAADVPANEFYNLEGRQFSKSDGWYIDLDDFFSKYSADALRYTLCANMPERRDAEFTWHDFLLRNNSELADIFGNLANRVARFLERNFDGRIPDAGGLDDDDARIIGLSETLPDRVANFIDTFEFRKALFEWIELAREGNRYFDARAPWTTVKTDKAACGRHLHVCLRLLRSLAVCGFPFLPDLAARLWTMLGEMTELEKANWFEAPREALEAGKKLGEPVILVAKIEPAQIEGEVEKLKAFAADAAKKAKPPADTGKQQPKPRDEKKEARVDSEKPEDTGAVEYAPLKERVKYEDFAKLDFRTARILTAERVQKSKKLVRLSIDLGFETRQIVAGIAQHFEPDELVGRSIVVVANLEPATIMGVESNGMLLAARMGDGLVLLTADSAPGAAIS; translated from the coding sequence ATGTCCCGCGAAAAAATCCTCGTCACGAGCGCGCTGCCGTACGCGAACGGCGCGATCCATTTCGGCCACATCGCCGGGGCGTACCTGCCGGCGGACATCTTCGTGCGTCACAAGCGGATGTGCGGGGCGGACGTCGTCTACATCTGCGGCACGGACGACCACGGCGTGGCGATCACCGTCAGCGCCCGGCAGGCGGGGGTAAGCCCCGCGGATCACGTCGCGAAGTACCATGAGGTCATCCGGCGTACGTTTGACCGTGCAAACATCCGCTTCGACAACTTCTCGGCGACGAGCCGCCCGATCCACCACGACGTTTCGCGCGAGTTTTTCCTCGATATCGAAAAGGCCGGATACATCGAGCCGCGCACGACGCGGCAGCTTTATTGCGAGACGGACGACATGTTCCTGGCCGACCGCTACGTCACCGGCACGTGCCCGCACTGCGGGTTCGCAAACGCGCGCGGCGACGAATGCGGAAGCTGCGGGCGCTGGCTCGATCCGCTGGAGCTTGCCGACCCGCGCTGCAAGATCTGCGGCACGGCGCCGGTCGTCCGCGAAACGAAGAACTGGTATCTGCTGCTCGACAAGATTCAGCCCAAGCTCGATGCGTGGCTCTCGGAAAAGACGGCGTGGAAGGACAACGTCGTCAACTTCGTGCGCGGCTGGCTCGACAAGGGCCTGGAGGCGCGGGCGATCACGCGCGACATGGACTGGGGCATCCCCGTGCCGCTTCCGGGGGCGGAGGGGAAGGTGCTCTACGTGTGGTTCGACGCGCCGATCGGCTACATCTCGAGCACGATGGAGTGGGCGCAAAACCTCGGCGCGCCCGAACGCTGGAAAGACTACTGGCACGCGCCCGACACGCGGCTCGTGCACTTTATCGGCAAGGACAACATCCCGTTCCACTGCATCGTCTTTCCGGCGATGTGCATGGCGAAAAACGTGGTGCGAAAGGAGCCGATCGTGCTCGCCGCGGACGTGCCCGCCAACGAATTCTACAACCTGGAAGGCCGGCAGTTCTCCAAGAGCGACGGCTGGTATATCGACCTGGACGATTTCTTCTCGAAATATTCGGCGGACGCGCTTCGCTACACGTTGTGCGCCAACATGCCGGAGCGGCGCGACGCCGAGTTCACGTGGCACGATTTCCTTTTGCGCAACAACTCGGAGCTGGCGGACATCTTCGGCAATCTCGCCAACCGCGTGGCGCGATTTCTGGAGCGGAACTTCGACGGGCGCATCCCCGACGCAGGCGGACTCGACGACGACGACGCACGCATCATCGGCCTGTCCGAGACGCTACCCGACCGCGTGGCGAATTTCATCGACACGTTCGAGTTCCGCAAGGCGCTGTTCGAATGGATCGAGCTGGCGCGCGAAGGCAACCGCTATTTCGACGCGCGCGCTCCGTGGACGACGGTGAAGACCGACAAGGCCGCCTGCGGACGGCATCTGCACGTGTGCCTGCGCCTGCTCCGGTCGCTGGCCGTGTGCGGGTTCCCGTTCTTGCCCGATCTCGCGGCGCGCCTGTGGACGATGCTCGGCGAGATGACCGAGCTTGAAAAGGCGAACTGGTTCGAGGCGCCGCGCGAGGCGCTCGAAGCGGGCAAAAAGCTCGGGGAGCCGGTCATTCTGGTCGCCAAGATCGAGCCCGCGCAGATCGAGGGGGAGGTCGAAAAGCTCAAGGCGTTCGCCGCGGACGCCGCGAAGAAAGCGAAGCCGCCGGCCGATACCGGTAAGCAGCAGCCGAAACCGCGTGACGAAAAAAAGGAGGCGAGGGTGGATTCGGAGAAACCCGAAGATACCGGCGCGGTCGAATACGCGCCGCTGAAAGAGCGCGTCAAATACGAGGACTTCGCGAAGCTCGATTTCCGCACGGCGCGGATTTTGACGGCCGAGCGCGTGCAAAAGAGCAAGAAGCTCGTGCGCCTGTCAATCGATCTGGGATTCGAGACGCGGCAGATCGTCGCGGGCATCGCGCAGCACTTCGAGCCGGACGAACTTGTCGGGCGGTCGATCGTCGTCGTCGCGAACCTCGAACCGGCGACGATCATGGGCGTGGAGTCAAACGGCATGCTGCTCGCCGCGCGGATGGGCGACGGGCTGGTGTTGTTGACGGCGGATTCGGCGCCGGGGGCGGCGATTTCCTGA
- a CDS encoding TrkH family potassium uptake protein — MRWRFVTGILGIFTLAIALTMLVPAAVALGYDDGAAPAFLLCVSVFSILGFLAWFPTRSMHEEINIREALFIVAGAWFLAGIIGAAPFVATGVVDNVHDAFFESVSGFTTTGSTIFADIEALPRSILFWRAFSHWIGGMGIIVLSVAILPLVGVGGLQLFRAEAKTPETKVRPRVAETARTLWLVYVGLTAVETVLLMFGGMDWFDATCHAFATLSTGGFSTRNASVGAYDSSYIHIVITVFMLLGGMNFALHYAILARRFRKAIKDEELRVYFGIFAVATLAVAIALFFSGTSTIGIALRDAAFQVTTILTCTGFATADFELWPAAAVVVLFVLMFVGGSTGSTAGGIKVMRHLMMVKMIYNEMFFLLHPHALRPPKYGGTAIPGGILRSIWSYAFLYLLVTFGATIVMGILGLDIVSALTSVLASMGNIGPGFGTVGATDNFGHIPAFGKWVLCLCMLLGRLEIYTVLVLFSPEFWKR, encoded by the coding sequence ATGCGCTGGCGTTTCGTCACCGGCATCCTCGGCATCTTCACCCTCGCGATCGCGCTGACGATGCTCGTCCCCGCGGCCGTCGCACTCGGGTACGACGACGGCGCCGCGCCCGCGTTCCTGCTGTGCGTCTCCGTATTTTCGATCCTCGGTTTTCTCGCATGGTTTCCGACTCGATCGATGCACGAGGAGATCAACATCCGCGAGGCGCTGTTCATCGTCGCCGGCGCGTGGTTTCTCGCGGGCATCATCGGCGCCGCGCCGTTCGTGGCCACCGGCGTGGTCGACAACGTTCACGACGCGTTTTTTGAATCGGTCTCCGGATTCACCACGACCGGTTCGACGATCTTCGCGGACATCGAAGCGTTGCCGCGCAGCATTCTTTTCTGGCGAGCGTTCTCCCACTGGATCGGAGGCATGGGCATCATCGTTTTGTCCGTCGCGATCCTGCCGCTGGTCGGCGTCGGAGGTTTGCAGCTTTTCCGCGCGGAGGCGAAGACGCCGGAGACGAAAGTCCGTCCCCGGGTCGCGGAAACCGCGCGAACGCTATGGCTGGTTTACGTCGGCCTGACGGCGGTCGAAACGGTTCTGCTCATGTTCGGCGGCATGGACTGGTTTGACGCGACCTGCCATGCGTTCGCAACGCTATCCACCGGCGGATTCTCGACGCGCAACGCGAGCGTCGGGGCGTACGACAGCAGCTACATTCACATCGTCATAACCGTCTTCATGTTGCTTGGCGGCATGAACTTCGCGCTGCACTACGCAATACTGGCCAGACGTTTCCGTAAGGCCATCAAGGACGAGGAGCTTCGCGTCTATTTCGGCATCTTCGCCGTCGCGACGCTGGCGGTCGCGATCGCGCTGTTTTTCTCGGGTACGTCCACGATCGGGATCGCCCTTCGCGATGCCGCGTTTCAGGTCACGACGATCCTGACCTGCACGGGCTTCGCGACAGCAGACTTCGAGTTGTGGCCCGCGGCCGCGGTCGTCGTCCTTTTCGTGTTGATGTTCGTCGGCGGTAGCACGGGTTCGACCGCCGGCGGCATCAAGGTCATGCGCCATCTGATGATGGTGAAAATGATCTACAACGAGATGTTTTTCCTTTTGCACCCGCACGCGCTGCGCCCGCCGAAATACGGGGGAACGGCGATACCCGGCGGCATTCTTCGTTCGATCTGGAGCTACGCGTTTCTCTACCTGTTGGTGACGTTCGGCGCGACGATCGTGATGGGCATTCTTGGCCTCGATATCGTCTCGGCGCTGACAAGCGTGCTCGCCAGCATGGGCAACATCGGCCCGGGGTTCGGTACGGTCGGAGCGACCGACAACTTCGGTCACATCCCCGCGTTCGGCAAATGGGTGCTCTGTCTTTGCATGCTGCTCGGACGCCTCGAGATCTACACCGTGCTCGTGCTGTTTTCGCCGGAGTTCTGGAAGCGATGA
- the trkA gene encoding Trk system potassium transporter TrkA, with protein sequence MRVIVIGGGEVGFTIARHLAEEKIDVVMIEQDEARSQKARDELDISVLTGHGASPRLLTEAGIDDATIFVSVTNSDETNLVACAIAAALNPSVERLARLRNEEYIAHLEKTGAGRLGVDLVINLDVEAARGVMDLLDAPTADAVRYFADRKVRLTGFRVQPGAPIMNRTLSSLAQDFELRRALIVAIDRGTHVVIPRGDDAIREGDFIWLIVDDENMEKMTQLVGKAFSRLRRVMIVGGTSVGYHLAKMLETRDIPCKLIEEDRATAETLAQELSRTMVIHGHGIDIALLREENVEDSSAFIAATPQDEDNILAAMIASREGVPRVIALIERRGYASVVGSIGITALVSKNVAAVNTVLGMVRKGKILGAAVLGPDAEVLEFLAMETAPVTMARIRDLEFPKGAILGALVREGEVIIPSGEDQVRPGDQLLVFTTKKAMKKVEKLFAVGVAFF encoded by the coding sequence ATGCGCGTGATCGTCATCGGCGGCGGCGAGGTGGGATTCACCATCGCGCGGCATCTCGCCGAGGAAAAAATCGATGTCGTCATGATCGAGCAGGACGAAGCGCGCAGCCAGAAGGCGCGCGACGAGCTCGACATCTCCGTGCTGACCGGCCACGGCGCCTCGCCGCGGCTTCTGACCGAGGCCGGCATTGACGACGCCACGATATTCGTCTCCGTCACGAACTCCGACGAAACGAACCTCGTTGCGTGCGCCATCGCCGCCGCGCTGAATCCGTCCGTGGAGCGCCTCGCGCGGCTGCGTAACGAGGAGTATATCGCGCACCTCGAAAAGACCGGCGCCGGACGGCTCGGCGTGGATCTCGTCATCAACCTGGATGTCGAGGCGGCGCGCGGCGTGATGGATCTGCTCGACGCGCCGACGGCGGACGCCGTGCGCTATTTCGCCGACCGCAAGGTGCGCCTGACCGGCTTTCGCGTGCAGCCGGGCGCGCCGATCATGAACCGTACGCTCTCCTCGCTCGCGCAGGATTTCGAGCTGCGCCGGGCGCTGATCGTGGCGATCGACCGGGGAACGCACGTCGTGATCCCGCGCGGCGACGACGCGATCCGCGAGGGCGATTTCATCTGGCTGATCGTCGACGACGAGAACATGGAAAAGATGACGCAGCTCGTCGGCAAGGCGTTCAGCCGCCTGAGGCGCGTCATGATCGTCGGCGGAACGTCGGTCGGCTATCACCTGGCGAAGATGCTCGAGACGCGGGACATCCCCTGCAAGCTCATCGAGGAGGATCGCGCGACGGCCGAGACCCTGGCGCAGGAGCTTTCGCGGACGATGGTCATCCACGGGCACGGCATCGACATCGCGCTTCTGCGCGAGGAGAACGTCGAGGACTCCTCCGCGTTCATCGCCGCGACGCCGCAGGACGAGGACAACATCCTCGCGGCGATGATCGCTTCGCGCGAAGGCGTGCCGCGCGTGATCGCGCTGATCGAGCGGCGCGGGTACGCGAGTGTGGTCGGTTCGATCGGCATCACCGCTCTCGTCTCCAAGAACGTCGCGGCGGTCAACACCGTGCTCGGCATGGTGCGCAAGGGAAAAATCCTCGGTGCGGCGGTGCTCGGTCCCGACGCCGAGGTGCTGGAATTTCTGGCGATGGAAACCGCGCCGGTCACGATGGCGCGCATTCGCGACCTCGAATTCCCCAAGGGCGCGATCCTCGGCGCGCTGGTTCGCGAAGGCGAGGTCATCATTCCCTCCGGCGAGGATCAGGTGCGCCCGGGCGATCAGCTTCTTGTCTTCACGACGAAAAAGGCGATGAAGAAGGTCGAAAAGCTGTTCGCCGTCGGAGTCGCGTTCTTCTGA